TAGAATTTTATCCGATAACATTGTCAATGGACGTAAGATTTATCTAATTCAGTTAGAAAAGGCAGTGAAATTCGCTAATCAGTTCGTTGATGTTATTGAACTACCGTTCCCTAAAAATAAGCAGTATCCTGTAGAAGGTTGGGAGCATATCGAGGTTGTAATGCCATTTTTACCGAATGAATCGATAAATGAATGGGTACAGCGTATTAATATGCGTTTTTTATGGAGCGAATTAGCTCAATTAATCATTAAAGTGAGCGAGCCTAAAGTTGATGGTGAAAGATTGCTTAATCCATCTATTGCAGTAAGTTTTGTTGATAAAACATCAAATCATACTTGTATTAAGGTTCATCCTTATTCTATAAAGAAAATACTCGAGGTTTAGCAAAATGAAAAAATTATCTCTTGCATTAGCAGTTTTAGCAGCTGTGGGTTTAAGTGCTTGTTCTTCTTTCCAAAAAGGTGAAAATGCTTATAAAGGTCAAATCGTTTTTAGCCAAATGGAAGGTGAAAATCTTAAATTAACCATCCGTAAAAATAATTGTTCAGGTAATCAACAAGAAGGTGAGCAAGTTGTGCTTACTCACAAATATGATTCAACCTTAGTTGTTGGTGCTTGTGTTTTAGTATCTGACAATGGTAATACTAAAAACATTTCAACTTTTTCTCCGAGAAATCCAATTTAATTCCTTTTCAGAGGGAACATAGCATATAAAAAACAAGTATGGCATTAGCACTGTTAGTTGCTTTTAGTGTGACTGGTTGTGCGAATACTGATATTTTCAGCAGTGATGTTTATAGCGCATCTCAAGCTAAAGAAGCTCGTTCAATTACTTATGGTATGATTGTTTCTGTGCGTCCTGTTAAAATCCAAGCTGATAATCAAGGTGTTGTTGGTACGCTTGGTGGTGCTTTAGGTGGTATTGCAGGTAGTGCAATTGGCGGATGTCGTGGTCAAGCTATTGCT
This portion of the Haemophilus haemolyticus genome encodes:
- a CDS encoding VOC family protein; translated protein: MTNLQEKSPALFSDLAEFEKKIQQLAQMMSIDFSNYEIDHLAVRVNNEQNAKNWLTLLLKYGRILSDNIVNGRKIYLIQLEKAVKFANQFVDVIELPFPKNKQYPVEGWEHIEVVMPFLPNESINEWVQRINMRFLWSELAQLIIKVSEPKVDGERLLNPSIAVSFVDKTSNHTCIKVHPYSIKKILEV